The following DNA comes from Stomatohabitans albus.
CGCGGGTTTCAGTCGGATGATCCATTGCTGTTCCAAGCTCAAAGGGTCCAAGTAACGGTAATGCGTCCGCCAGGTCGGGTGAGGAACTCGTGCGCCCACATCGAGGTGGTTTTGGCCAGGGGCAATAACGCCTATCACCGTTCCCGCTTGAACCACTTGGCCAACACGTACAGCACTAGGCATGGCGATGGGCCCATAGGTTGTTGACAGGTCACCGCCATGGTCGATTGTGACCCAACCAACTCCGGCAACCATCCCAGCAAACACGATGGTCCCACGCCGCATTGCATGCACCGACTCTCCTGGCGTAGCAGCGAGGTCGACACCCCGATGCCCTGATGTCCATGGTTGTTTAGGCTCAGCTAAGGTTTGAACAACAGTCCCAGGTACCGGACGAACATAGGAGATCGGTCTCGCCAAGGCCCCTTGGGGCACCAGCCATCCCACGAGTACAACACTAATCGCCGCCCAGAGACGAAATACCTCTCGTGATATGTGTTGGGAGTACATGACGCCAAGCTTGGTGCGCACGGATAGGAGCTACCGCACTCAGTTTCACAGATGTGGATAATACAGACGCCATCCACAGGCGGGGTGATTGGGACGTCTTATGCTTCAAAGCGCGCGTTCATTTTGGTGCGCAACCCCAAAACGGCTTTCGTATGAATCTGTGACACACGGCTTTCGGTGACACCCAGAATCTCACCAATCTGCGCGAGGGTCATACCTTCAAAGTAGTACAGCAAAATAACGGTCTTTTCGCGTTCACCCATCCGGTTAATCGCATCAACCAGTACTTCTTTGACTGCGGTGTGTTCAACAATCTCTAGCGGGTCAACACCGGATTCGTCAGGTAACGTTTCGCCTAAGGTAGCCCCTTGGGTTTCATCACCGAACGGATCATCTAATGCCACCAGATTCATCGTGGCAATCTGGCTCAAGGTTTGTTGAAGCTCACTCGTGTCGATGCCCATGAACTCAGCGAGTTCTTCATCACTTGGAGTGCGGTCAAGCTGTTGCTGTAATTCAGCCATCGCCCGTTCAACGTTACGAGCCTTCGCACGAATAGAGCGTGGAACCCAGTCAGCCGCACGCAACTCATCGATAATTGAACCCTTAATACGGCTCATCGCATAGGTTTCGAATTTAAACCCGCGCGAGGGGTCGAATTTATTGATCGCATCGTTCAGCCCGACCATGCCGTGACTAATAAGCTCAGCGCGGTCTACGGAGCGCGGCAAGCCAGACCATACCCGTCCAGCTACGTATTTAACCAGGGGCGAGTACTGCATAATTAACCGCTCACGAGCAAGCTCGCTCCGGGTTTTGTAAAACTCGTCCCACATTTCTTGTACCTCGGGTTGGTCCGAGGGTCGAGGTTTGGTGGTCACGTCTGTCGTCACAGCAAGGTCCTAGCGTCGGGGATGGGCGCTGGCATGCACATCCCGAATATGGTCAGTCGTTAGATGGGTATAGATCTGTGTTGTTGCAAGCACATCGTGTCCGAGAAGTTCTTGGACACTTCTTAGGTCGGCTCCGCCTTCCAATAAGTGAGTCGCAAACGAATGTCGCAAGGTATGTGGAGAAACATTTGCTAATCCGGCTTGCTTCGCTCGTTTGTCAACAACACGGTATATCGCTGAACGATCAAGTGGCGTACCTTTGGGAGAAATAAACAGCAGATCGTGATTTGCGCTGATGTTCTGCGCAGAACGGTGCGTAAGGTACGTACGAATAGCTTGTTGGGCGGGTTCACCGAGTAAGACCTGACGCTCCTTGCGTCCTTTCCCCATGACCCGAAGCACATTGGGTCGCTCTAGGACTTGGGTACACGTGAGCGCGCACAACTCACTGACACGTAGACCTGTCGAATACAACACTTCCAAAATGGCGGTATCACGAGCCTGAATAAAGGGAGAATCCTTGTCTCCATGGGCTTTTGCTTGGGCAATTAAGGCGGCAACTTGATCACGCCGCAAGGTGTCGGGGTGGTCTCGATGCACCTTGGGGGTACCCAAGCGTTGAGACGGGTCATGATCCATCACGCCGGTTTCAACCAGCCGTTTGTGAAAGGCTCGGATAGCAGAACGCTTGCGGGAGATGGACGCCCTAGACAGTCCGTCTCGACTTAACTGTCCAATCCACGCACGGAGCACTGACAAGGTGACCTCTTGAGGATGGTCAATCCCAAAGGCCGTACACCAACGCGCATATTGCGTGATATCACGGCGATATCCCGCCACCGTATGATCGCTCACATGACGCACATTGGCCAGATAATGCAGGAGCTCGTCACGACAAGCTATCCAGACCGGATGAATTTTTGACTGCTCAGGGTACGTAGATGCCGGCACTGGCTATTCCCATGCGTAATGCGCCCGCTGCCACTGCTACAGCTTCACGGGCGGCGTGACTAACACCAATCAAATTGACGAACGGGTGAAGCAACGTTGCGTGACGACAAATATCAACTTGAACCCCAGCTTCACGTAATGCATTTCCGTACGCCTCCCCATAATCACGAAGGGGATCAAACCCTGCTGTGGCGATATGTGCACTTGGAAGCCCCGATAAGTTCTCACACAATATGGGTGATACAAGTGGGTTGGTAAGTAAGGAGTGGTCTCCGCCCAGATAATTCTCTGCTGCTTGGACGAGATCAGCTTCCGTTAAGAAAAACCCTTCTTTGAATCGTTCCCGGCTGTAGGTCATCGACACCATGTCCGTTGGCGGTACAAAGAGCAGTTGGAATGAGGGCGTGGGCCAGCCTTCATCACGGGCTCGGATACAGTGCACGGTAGCCATATTGGCCCCTGCCGAATCCCCAGCAATAGCGATACCGCCGGTGATACCCAGTTCGTCTTTACGTGCGTGCATCCAATGCCATGCATCACGCACTTCATTTAAGGCAAAGGGAAATACACGTTCAGGGCTGAGGCTGTAGTGAATCGCTAACACGGTCACGTTTGCCGCCATCGCAATCATGCGACAGACGTTGGCATGGGTATCAATATTGCCGAATATCCATGACCCACCGTGCAGGTATAACAATCCTGGTGTCACTGCATCTCCCGTGACGGGCCGATACAACCGCCCTTCAATCGGCCCTGTTTGTGTCGGAATCGAGAAATTGCGTTCTTCGGCAATGGGTAGGGGTGATCCACCGCCCATGATCGCTGATGAATTACCAAAGAGACGGAACTCAGCCACATTGTCAGGGGTGAGGGTGTCGGGCCTGGCCCATTCCCCTGCTTTAAGTACTACCTGACTCTCATGATCGAGAACCTGACCATCTATTTCAATGGGGTCTCCAGTTATGGCTTGACGAATCGGTGCGGGCAAGTTAGACACGCGTTTAACTGAACGCGACGTTGCTTCCGCACCGAAACCAATAAGACTTTTCGGATCAATAGGCACAGACCCATTCTGCATCACATGACAAGGGATAAACAGGTGGAATGGGGCCGGCGATAGGTAATGACCCTAGGTGAGTCGATAGATACCTTCCCCAGTCATGCTGGCCAGGCCTGCATTCATCAACTCCCCACAGCGTGCCATAACCTCAGCAATGGGCAGCCCGGTATGTGCACAGAGGGTATCCATGGCGGTGGGTTGTGGCCCCAACAGGGTGTATATCTCCTGGACCCGTTCGTGAAGCACTGGCGGTACACCAGACACCGGTTCATCAGCAGAGTTGGTGAGGCCGAGGGCTTCGCGGACATCATGGCCATTGCGAACCATCAAACAACCATCACGAATCAACGCCAAACTTCCTGCGGCAGACCGATTTGTTGGGCTTGATGGTACAACCAAACACTCCCGGTTATACGTGGCTGCCCAGCCGGCCGTATTCAATGCCCCTGAACGCTGTTTGGCTTCGATAATGACTACCGCATCAGCTAGTCCAGCGATGATGCGATTACGTTCCAGAAACTGACCTGGGTAGGCGATGGGCATGGCTGGAGGCTGTTCACTAACAAGGCATCCTTGGGCAATAACCTCAGCCTTCAGTGCCGTTGCGTTGGCTGGATAGGGCACTTCCAACCCACAACCCAACACGCCTATCGTTAATCCGCCACCGGCTAAACACCCCCGGTGTGCGGCTTGGTCGATACCTTGTGCCATACCCGATACGACCGTAATGCCATGTTGGGCGAGATCGTTTGCAATCGTGTAGGCCAGTTGAAGCCCATCGGCACTCGCCTGACGGGTTCCAACGATGGCAACGGTTGTTGGGCAAGATAATGCTGATGTTATGCCCTCACACCAGAGCCACCACGGGCCACCCATCATCGTGAAATGGTCTAGGCGCTCTGGCCAGGTTGGGTCTCCAATACAGATGAGACGCTTATCAATCGGGATGGGTTGGCCTGTTGGACGTATAGCCCGAAGTACCTCGTCAAGGCCACTGGGATCGGCACGCTTGCAGGCAGCCGCAATATGTTTACTAGTGAGTCCTTGGGCAACGAGTGAACGGATTTGGTCACTGATTGTCATGTGAGACTCCATAACGCATCAAGTTGCATTCGGTGGGCTAATGCTTCAAGCGCATGAACGGCTTGGGTGGTTGGTTCTTGGCTGAGGTCAGCGATCGTGCGGGCAACCCGAAGGGCGCGGTCAAACCCTCTGGCGCTCAGCCCATTGGCATCGCACGCATCGGCCAAAACGGTGATGGCTTGTTCACTTGATGCCTGCCGAATATCGCCAATTGGTGCAACCGCATTCATGCATCCTTGACGATTGACTGCAAGCTGCCGAGCTGCCATGACCCGTTGGGCGACGATTGATGATGACTCCCCTGGCTCGACTTGTTTAACATCTTTCGTGGCAGTGCGCTGCACACGCGGTGCCAGGTCGAACCGATCGGCCAATGGCCCTGATAGACGGGCACGATAACGCAGCACCTGCTCAGGTCGGCACCGGCAACCCGTTTTTGGCGGTCCGCAAGGGCAGGGGTTCCCCGCAGCGATAACTTGAATGGAGGCTGGCCACGTTACTTGACCCCCTGAACGAGCGATAACGACCTGGTTATCTTGAAGGGGCTGGCGTAACCCGTCTAAGGTTCGTGGTCCCCATTCAAAGATTTCATCAATGAAAAGCACCCCATGGTGGGCACGGGTAATGGCACCTGGACGCGCAATCGGTGACCCACCTCCGAGGAGTGCAGACCGTGACGCGGTGTGATGAATGGCCGCAAATGGGCGTTGTGTGGGCATAGCAAGGAGTGAACCAGGGCGGTCACATAAACTTCGGATACTGGCAACCTCTATGGCTTGTTCAGCGGTTAAAGGCGGGAGAATCGACGGCATACGAGCCGCCAACATGGACTTGCCAGTACCTGGTGGGCCTATGAGCAACAAGTTATGGCCCCCTGCGGCAGCGAGTTCGAGGGACCGTCTTGCTTCGAATTGGCCATAGACGTCAGCAAGGTCTAAAACTGGGTCAGGAGGAAGGGGATCGGGCGACGAAACAACAACGGTTAACCCATCACACAATTCCCGTAATGTGTTGAGGCACCGGACTTCCCCAGAACACCCAAGCCGTGCCTCCATGGCATTGTCACTGGCTACCACAACCTGGTCGTACCCTGCCACACTTGGTAAGACACCCTTCACCCCAATGACATTCGCATGCGAGGATACTTCTCCGATAAAACAATCATCACTCGTATCAAGAAGGCCGAATGCGCGCATCACGGCAACGGCGATGGCCAGGTCAAACCGTGAGCCTGCCTTGGGAACCGCTGCAGGGGTGAGATTCACCAGTACACGATGGCCGGCGAGGGGCACCCCAATTGCCTCCAGTGCGGCCCGAACTCGGTTTCGAGCTTCGTTGGCGATCTGTCCATGAACTCCGAGGACACCAAAACCGTTCCCTGGACCGGTTTGAAGCCCTTTACTGATGGTGGCTTCGACTTGTACAGGAATGGTTTGTAGCCCCGCGAGCGCCACGGTACGTGCTAATCCGGTACTCACCAGACCCCCTCTAGATGTAAGAGAGCTGTCTGGTCAGGATTATGGCGAGGAATGGTGACAGCAATCACGTCGCCACGGCTATAGCCACGCACGTGGTGATGGGTGTCGCGCCAAGCACGTGCAAGTGCTTGAAGCTGGCGGCACTTTTGGTTGGTGATGTGGGCCAGGGCATGACCTGTGGTCGCACTGGATGTTTTTACTTCTACAAAGACCAGACGATTGTCTTTGTGGGCAACGATGTCCAGTTCACCACGGAGATGCTGTGCAGCGCGCCAATTGCGATCAAGCAGGGTATATCCGTGGGTGCTGAGATAGTCGGCGGCAAGGGTTTCGCCAACAGCGCCAAGACGATGTGGTGTGTACATAGGCACGACCGTAGGTATTCACCACAAACGGAACGCCACTTATCCACAAGAAACAAAAAAGATCCACAACCTACCAACTCTGGGGATAACCCATCTTCAGGGAGCTATGAGGGTGCGCTTTCTGATCAGCTCACTCCGTGTTGCCATTCGTAGTGTCAGCCTGTTATCGTCAATACCGTCACCCAAGGGTTATTGCAATACTTCTGATGAAAGGGAATTGCGATGAATGGAAGGCTTGAAGGGCGTGACCGATGGCTTGTCCCCTTATCGTTGTGGGGGTCGTTCTTAGCCAATGATGGCGAGGAGTGGTTAACCATGGCGCGCACGGCACCCGCCGTTTACCAACGTCTCGGGGTGTCGAATCGTGTACCTGAAGTAGTACGACAACCCAGCCAACGACATGTCAACGTGGGTGTTAGCGTGATAGGCCTGCTCTTAGCCGTGGCGGTCATCGACGGCATCCGATCCCGTGGCCGTGGCTGGCTTTACCAGGATGTCCAGATGGCATTCGGAGCGCATGGCTGGGGACACCTACTAAGTGCGATGGTTTCCCGAGGCTACGTCACGGGGGTATTGACCTCCCCCACCGTGGTACTTCCGCAGTGGTGGTGGGCACGTCGGCGGCTTCGCGCCGCTGGAGTACCCACGACATCTCGTCCATTGCGCGCTGCAGGGCTATGCGGGGCTGGGCTATTGGCAGCACATGCCTTAGGTATCGCCGCGTCTCGAAGGCGTACACCATAACACGGTAAAGCAGGCCTGACTATGGGCCACTGGTGTGCTCGTTATCCATTAGTTTGAACAGGTGCTGGTTTCTATCGGTGACAGGTGCCGTCAAGAACATCGAACCAGCAACCCCCCGGCCAGATGAATCACCTATTGAAGATAATTGGCGGGCAGACTACTTGTTATGACAACGTGTGGCCGTGCATGGGTTTCGAGTGCTTAACCTCAGCAGGGCCTATACCCCCAGCGCGATGCAACGTTCTAGCTACAAAGGTAGCTACAACGGGATTGGCGGTTACCTGGTCCTCGGCTGTCGCCATGCTCATTAGCTCATTGCTCCACACGCTCTGTTCTGCCAGGGAACCTTCCGACCAGGCAGGCAATCCTCGAGTATCTGTGGCTGTCCATCTGGGGACTCTGACTCAAGGGCACCATCAAGGTAGGACAGATCAAACGGTAAAAGCCCACCCCAAAAACCAGTTTTATGTCACCTTCACCAACCACTAACCAGCGGTGGAGAACTTCCAACAACCAATCCCAGAACGATTATTCATTGGACGAATCCGTATTCGGGCACCCTGGCCCGTGGTGCAACAGCTCTTAGCTCACGCACCGGCTCTGGCGACGCTTGCGCAGAATCCAGATCGCGGCTCCGGCAAAGGCAAGGTCGACCGGAATGACCGCTGGGAGTGCCCGGTGAAGTACGGTGACAAAGCAGCCGAGCATGGGTAGCGTGCAGGCAATAGCCGTGTCCACGATCGGGCCTTCCCCGGCCACTATCGCTACGCCTGCACCGGTCATTGCCGACGCCACAAATGCGTTGACCCCTTCGTGCTCACGAAGGAGCCACTGGGTCGGCTGTTCGATGACCGTGCCCCGATTCGCCTCAAGTGCCTGGGTAAGGCGTCCCTCGGTACTCTCCCAGGATGGGAAGCACTTTCCGATGCCAGCGGCTAGATAACAGGCCCCAAGTACTCTGCGTGCTCGAAGCGTAGACCGGCTCTCAACCGTTCTATTACGCATGATTCACCTTTCCCTCTTCTCAGCAACGATGTAGAAGGAATAGAAAAGAGGATCTGTCGGCATGATCTCCTTCACTGTGGAGTGTATCGCATACAGCCTCTCGGAGAGAGCGGAATAGTGAACGAGGAATAGGTGTTGGCAATCACCCTGTTCCTGAGCACCACCGTGTCCACATGCCGCTTCAACATTCCGTCTTGTGGTATCGGGCAACCCGTTACCAAAAGGGTGCTGGGGTACCTG
Coding sequences within:
- a CDS encoding M23 family metallopeptidase, with the translated sequence MYSQHISREVFRLWAAISVVLVGWLVPQGALARPISYVRPVPGTVVQTLAEPKQPWTSGHRGVDLAATPGESVHAMRRGTIVFAGMVAGVGWVTIDHGGDLSTTYGPIAMPSAVRVGQVVQAGTVIGVIAPGQNHLDVGARVPHPTWRTHYRYLDPLSLEQQWIIRLKPA
- a CDS encoding FliA/WhiG family RNA polymerase sigma factor translates to MTTDVTTKPRPSDQPEVQEMWDEFYKTRSELARERLIMQYSPLVKYVAGRVWSGLPRSVDRAELISHGMVGLNDAINKFDPSRGFKFETYAMSRIKGSIIDELRAADWVPRSIRAKARNVERAMAELQQQLDRTPSDEELAEFMGIDTSELQQTLSQIATMNLVALDDPFGDETQGATLGETLPDESGVDPLEIVEHTAVKEVLVDAINRMGEREKTVILLYYFEGMTLAQIGEILGVTESRVSQIHTKAVLGLRTKMNARFEA
- a CDS encoding tyrosine recombinase XerC, translating into MPASTYPEQSKIHPVWIACRDELLHYLANVRHVSDHTVAGYRRDITQYARWCTAFGIDHPQEVTLSVLRAWIGQLSRDGLSRASISRKRSAIRAFHKRLVETGVMDHDPSQRLGTPKVHRDHPDTLRRDQVAALIAQAKAHGDKDSPFIQARDTAILEVLYSTGLRVSELCALTCTQVLERPNVLRVMGKGRKERQVLLGEPAQQAIRTYLTHRSAQNISANHDLLFISPKGTPLDRSAIYRVVDKRAKQAGLANVSPHTLRHSFATHLLEGGADLRSVQELLGHDVLATTQIYTHLTTDHIRDVHASAHPRR
- a CDS encoding alpha/beta hydrolase, with product MPIDPKSLIGFGAEATSRSVKRVSNLPAPIRQAITGDPIEIDGQVLDHESQVVLKAGEWARPDTLTPDNVAEFRLFGNSSAIMGGGSPLPIAEERNFSIPTQTGPIEGRLYRPVTGDAVTPGLLYLHGGSWIFGNIDTHANVCRMIAMAANVTVLAIHYSLSPERVFPFALNEVRDAWHWMHARKDELGITGGIAIAGDSAGANMATVHCIRARDEGWPTPSFQLLFVPPTDMVSMTYSRERFKEGFFLTEADLVQAAENYLGGDHSLLTNPLVSPILCENLSGLPSAHIATAGFDPLRDYGEAYGNALREAGVQVDICRHATLLHPFVNLIGVSHAAREAVAVAAGALRMGIASAGIYVP
- the dprA gene encoding DNA-processing protein DprA: MTISDQIRSLVAQGLTSKHIAAACKRADPSGLDEVLRAIRPTGQPIPIDKRLICIGDPTWPERLDHFTMMGGPWWLWCEGITSALSCPTTVAIVGTRQASADGLQLAYTIANDLAQHGITVVSGMAQGIDQAAHRGCLAGGGLTIGVLGCGLEVPYPANATALKAEVIAQGCLVSEQPPAMPIAYPGQFLERNRIIAGLADAVVIIEAKQRSGALNTAGWAATYNRECLVVPSSPTNRSAAGSLALIRDGCLMVRNGHDVREALGLTNSADEPVSGVPPVLHERVQEIYTLLGPQPTAMDTLCAHTGLPIAEVMARCGELMNAGLASMTGEGIYRLT
- a CDS encoding YifB family Mg chelatase-like AAA ATPase; translated protein: MSTGLARTVALAGLQTIPVQVEATISKGLQTGPGNGFGVLGVHGQIANEARNRVRAALEAIGVPLAGHRVLVNLTPAAVPKAGSRFDLAIAVAVMRAFGLLDTSDDCFIGEVSSHANVIGVKGVLPSVAGYDQVVVASDNAMEARLGCSGEVRCLNTLRELCDGLTVVVSSPDPLPPDPVLDLADVYGQFEARRSLELAAAGGHNLLLIGPPGTGKSMLAARMPSILPPLTAEQAIEVASIRSLCDRPGSLLAMPTQRPFAAIHHTASRSALLGGGSPIARPGAITRAHHGVLFIDEIFEWGPRTLDGLRQPLQDNQVVIARSGGQVTWPASIQVIAAGNPCPCGPPKTGCRCRPEQVLRYRARLSGPLADRFDLAPRVQRTATKDVKQVEPGESSSIVAQRVMAARQLAVNRQGCMNAVAPIGDIRQASSEQAITVLADACDANGLSARGFDRALRVARTIADLSQEPTTQAVHALEALAHRMQLDALWSLT
- a CDS encoding YraN family protein is translated as MYTPHRLGAVGETLAADYLSTHGYTLLDRNWRAAQHLRGELDIVAHKDNRLVFVEVKTSSATTGHALAHITNQKCRQLQALARAWRDTHHHVRGYSRGDVIAVTIPRHNPDQTALLHLEGVW
- a CDS encoding HXXEE domain-containing protein, whose amino-acid sequence is MNGRLEGRDRWLVPLSLWGSFLANDGEEWLTMARTAPAVYQRLGVSNRVPEVVRQPSQRHVNVGVSVIGLLLAVAVIDGIRSRGRGWLYQDVQMAFGAHGWGHLLSAMVSRGYVTGVLTSPTVVLPQWWWARRRLRAAGVPTTSRPLRAAGLCGAGLLAAHALGIAASRRRTP
- a CDS encoding DUF6041 domain-containing protein, translating into MRNRTVESRSTLRARRVLGACYLAAGIGKCFPSWESTEGRLTQALEANRGTVIEQPTQWLLREHEGVNAFVASAMTGAGVAIVAGEGPIVDTAIACTLPMLGCFVTVLHRALPAVIPVDLAFAGAAIWILRKRRQSRCVS